From a region of the Streptomyces sp. B21-083 genome:
- a CDS encoding aspartate aminotransferase family protein, whose product MSDLYGRHKAVLPDWLALYYADPIEITHGEGRHVWDADGKRYLDFFGGILTTMTAHALPEITKAVSEQAGRIIHSSTLYLNRPMVEMAERIAELSGIPDARVFFTTSGTEANDTALLLATSYRRSNQILAMRNSYHGRSFSTVGITGNKGWSPTSLSPLQTLYVHGGVRTRGPYAELSDDEFIAACVDDLEDLLGHVRPPAALIAEPIQGVGGFTSPPDGLYAAFRRVLQERGILWIADEVQTGWGRTGEHFWGWQAHAENGPPDILTFAKGIGNGMSIGGVVARAEIMNCLDSNSISTFGGTQITMAAGLANLTYLLEHDLQGNARRVGGLLIERLRAVAAQLPGVREVRGRGLMIGIELVKPGTDTADPETAAAVLEAAREEGLLLGKGGGHNTSALRIAPPLSLTVAEAEEGAAILERALRSRVQ is encoded by the coding sequence GTGAGTGATCTGTACGGGCGTCACAAGGCAGTTCTGCCGGACTGGCTCGCCCTCTACTACGCGGACCCCATCGAGATCACGCACGGCGAGGGCCGGCACGTCTGGGACGCGGACGGGAAGCGGTACCTCGACTTCTTCGGCGGCATCCTCACCACGATGACCGCGCACGCCCTGCCCGAGATCACCAAGGCGGTCAGCGAACAGGCCGGGCGGATCATCCACTCGTCGACTCTCTACCTCAACCGGCCCATGGTCGAAATGGCCGAGCGCATCGCCGAGCTGTCAGGGATCCCCGACGCCCGCGTCTTCTTCACCACCTCCGGGACCGAGGCCAACGACACGGCCCTCCTCCTCGCCACCTCCTACCGGCGCAGCAACCAGATCCTGGCGATGCGCAACAGCTACCACGGCCGCTCCTTCAGCACGGTCGGCATCACCGGCAACAAGGGCTGGTCCCCGACCTCCCTGTCCCCGCTCCAGACCCTGTACGTCCACGGCGGCGTCCGCACCCGTGGTCCGTACGCCGAGCTGAGCGACGACGAGTTCATCGCCGCCTGCGTCGACGACCTGGAGGACCTGCTCGGGCACGTCCGCCCGCCCGCGGCCCTGATCGCCGAACCCATCCAGGGCGTCGGCGGCTTCACCTCACCGCCCGACGGGCTGTACGCGGCCTTCCGGCGGGTGCTCCAGGAGCGCGGCATCCTGTGGATCGCCGACGAGGTACAGACCGGCTGGGGCCGCACCGGCGAGCACTTCTGGGGCTGGCAGGCACACGCGGAGAACGGTCCGCCGGACATCCTCACCTTCGCCAAGGGCATCGGCAACGGCATGTCCATCGGCGGGGTCGTGGCCCGCGCCGAGATCATGAACTGCCTCGACTCCAACTCCATCTCCACCTTCGGCGGCACCCAGATCACCATGGCGGCCGGCCTCGCCAACCTCACGTACCTCCTGGAACACGACCTCCAGGGCAACGCCCGGCGCGTCGGCGGACTCCTCATCGAACGGCTGCGGGCCGTCGCCGCGCAGCTTCCGGGCGTACGGGAGGTACGTGGGCGCGGGCTGATGATCGGCATCGAGCTGGTCAAGCCCGGTACCGACACCGCCGACCCGGAGACCGCCGCCGCCGTGCTCGAAGCGGCCCGGGAGGAGGGGCTGCTCCTCGGCAAGGGCGGAGGCCACAACACCAGCGCGCTGCGCATCGCACCGCCGCTGTCCCTCACCGTCGCGGAGGCCGAGGAGGGCGCCGCGATCCTCGAACGTGCTCTGAGGAGCCGCGTCCAGTAA
- a CDS encoding nitrilase-related carbon-nitrogen hydrolase has product MANVVRAALVQATWTGDTESMVAKHVEHAREAARQGAKVIGFQEVFNAPYFCQVQEPEHYRWAEPVPDGPTVTRMRELARETGMVIVVPVFEVEQSGFYYNTAAVIDADGTYLGKYRKHHIPQVKGFWEKYYFKPGNVGWPVFETAVGKVGVYICYDRHFPEGWRQLGLNGAQLVYNPSATHRGLSSHLWQLEQPAAAVANEYFVAAINRVGQEEYGDNDFYGTSYFVNPRGQFVGEVASDQDEELVVRDLDFDLIEEVRQQWAFYRDRRPDAYEGLVQP; this is encoded by the coding sequence ATGGCCAATGTCGTACGTGCCGCTCTGGTCCAGGCCACCTGGACCGGCGACACCGAGTCCATGGTCGCCAAACATGTGGAGCACGCCCGTGAGGCCGCCCGGCAGGGCGCCAAGGTCATCGGATTCCAGGAAGTCTTCAACGCGCCCTACTTCTGCCAGGTCCAGGAGCCCGAGCACTACCGCTGGGCCGAGCCCGTCCCGGACGGGCCGACCGTCACCCGGATGCGGGAACTGGCGCGCGAGACCGGCATGGTCATCGTCGTACCCGTGTTCGAGGTCGAGCAGTCCGGGTTCTACTACAACACCGCGGCCGTGATCGACGCAGACGGGACCTACCTCGGCAAGTACCGCAAGCACCACATCCCGCAGGTCAAGGGCTTCTGGGAGAAGTACTACTTCAAGCCCGGCAACGTCGGCTGGCCCGTCTTCGAGACGGCCGTGGGGAAGGTCGGCGTCTACATCTGCTACGACCGCCACTTCCCGGAGGGCTGGCGTCAGCTCGGTCTGAACGGCGCGCAGCTCGTCTACAACCCGTCCGCGACCCACCGGGGCCTCTCCTCCCACCTGTGGCAGCTGGAGCAGCCCGCGGCGGCCGTCGCCAACGAGTACTTCGTCGCCGCCATCAACCGGGTCGGCCAGGAGGAGTACGGGGACAACGACTTCTACGGGACCTCGTACTTCGTGAACCCGCGCGGTCAGTTCGTCGGCGAGGTCGCGAGCGACCAGGACGAGGAACTCGTCGTGCGGGATCTTGATTTCGATCTCATCGAGGAAGTCCGGCAGCAGTGGGCCTTCTACCGGGACCGGCGGCCGGACGCGTACGAAGGGCTGGTGCAGCCGTGA
- a CDS encoding helix-turn-helix domain-containing protein, translated as MVRTPLTPEERERGERLGRLLREARGGRSMAHIAAHAGISAETLRKIETGRAPTPAFFTVAALARVLGLSMDELVGRCEPLAPVAA; from the coding sequence ATGGTACGCACTCCTCTCACCCCCGAAGAGCGTGAACGTGGCGAGCGGCTCGGCCGGTTGCTGCGCGAGGCGCGTGGCGGTCGCAGCATGGCGCACATCGCGGCGCACGCCGGTATCTCCGCCGAGACCCTCCGCAAGATCGAGACCGGCCGCGCGCCGACCCCGGCCTTCTTCACGGTCGCGGCGCTGGCGCGGGTCCTCGGGCTGTCCATGGACGAACTCGTCGGGCGATGCGAGCCGTTGGCCCCGGTCGCGGCGTGA
- the map gene encoding type I methionyl aminopeptidase codes for MVELKTDTAIDAMYETGQVVGRALTAVREAADVGVSLLELDEVARGVLRAAGATSPFLGYRPSFAPTPFPAVLCASVNDAIVHGIPDDYRLRDGDLVSADFGAELGGWAGDSAISFIVGEPRPADVRLVETAERALAAGIAAAVVGNRVGDIAHVIGEVCRTAGYGIPDGFGGHGIGRRMHEDPPVPNEGRPGRGMPLRPGLVLAIEPMLIGSGKDGYYEAPDGWTLRTNDGSRAAHAEHTVAITASGPRVLTARQDAHTSRA; via the coding sequence ATGGTGGAACTCAAGACAGACACAGCGATCGATGCCATGTACGAGACCGGTCAGGTGGTCGGCAGAGCCCTGACCGCCGTGCGGGAAGCCGCTGACGTGGGCGTCTCCCTGCTGGAGCTGGACGAGGTGGCTCGCGGGGTGCTGCGCGCCGCCGGGGCCACCTCCCCCTTCCTCGGCTACCGTCCCTCCTTCGCGCCCACCCCGTTCCCGGCGGTGCTCTGCGCCTCGGTGAACGACGCGATCGTGCACGGCATCCCGGACGACTACCGGCTGCGCGACGGCGACCTCGTCTCCGCCGACTTCGGCGCCGAACTGGGCGGCTGGGCAGGCGACTCGGCGATCAGCTTCATCGTGGGCGAGCCGCGCCCGGCGGACGTACGGCTCGTCGAGACCGCCGAGCGGGCCCTCGCGGCGGGCATCGCGGCGGCGGTCGTCGGCAACCGCGTCGGCGACATCGCGCACGTGATCGGCGAGGTGTGCCGTACGGCGGGCTACGGCATCCCGGACGGCTTCGGCGGCCACGGAATCGGCCGCCGTATGCACGAGGACCCCCCGGTGCCCAACGAGGGCCGCCCCGGCCGGGGCATGCCGCTGCGCCCCGGCCTGGTCCTGGCGATCGAGCCCATGCTGATCGGCAGCGGCAAGGACGGCTACTACGAGGCCCCGGACGGCTGGACCCTGCGCACGAACGACGGCTCGCGCGCCGCCCACGCGGAACACACGGTGGCGATCACGGCGTCGGGGCCACGGGTGCTCACGGCCCGGCAGGACGCGCACACGAGCCGCGCGTAA
- the ggt gene encoding gamma-glutamyltransferase translates to MRRPVARSLAVLAVSAVVVSVGAAAPPAAAPSTDATAGTSVRKVPVAVGYGGAVASVDADASAVGIEILRKGGNAVDAAVATAAALGVTEPYSNGVGGGGYFVYYDAKSRTVHAIDGRETAPLTADSGLFLENGQPIAFADAVTSGLGVGTPGTPATWQAALDSWGSQRLGTLLKPAERLARDGFTVDDTFRSQTASNEARFRNFPDTAKLFLPGGALPVVGSSFKNPDLARTYEELGRKGVGALYRGKLAKEIVDTVNKPTVDPGSGYNARPGELSLKDLAAYRAKRQAPTRTSYRGLGVYSMAPSSSGGTTVGEALNILEKTDLSKASEVRFLHRYIEASRIAFADRGRWVGDPAFEDVPTKELLSQSYADSRECLIKDDAVLTSPVAPGDPRHPTACTSTGVAAPTTYEGENTTHLTVADKWGDIVSYTLTIEQTGGSGITVPGRGFLLNNELTDFSFAPASPDVHDPNLPGPGKRPRSSMSPTIVLDAHGKPVVALGSPGGASIITTVLQTLTGFLDRGLPLVDAIAAPRASQRNQTTTELEPGLWNSELRTKLEAIGQGFRLNPEIGAATGVQRLPNGKWLAAAETVRRGGGSAMVVRPAP, encoded by the coding sequence ATGCGTCGCCCTGTCGCGCGGAGTCTGGCGGTCCTGGCGGTTTCGGCTGTCGTGGTGTCGGTGGGGGCGGCGGCCCCACCCGCCGCGGCCCCGTCCACGGACGCGACCGCGGGTACGTCGGTGAGGAAGGTCCCGGTCGCCGTCGGCTACGGCGGCGCCGTGGCGAGCGTGGACGCGGATGCCTCGGCCGTCGGGATCGAGATCCTGCGCAAGGGCGGCAACGCGGTGGACGCGGCCGTCGCCACGGCCGCCGCGCTCGGCGTCACGGAGCCCTATTCCAACGGCGTCGGCGGTGGCGGCTACTTCGTCTACTACGACGCCAAGTCCCGTACGGTACACGCGATCGACGGCCGTGAGACGGCACCCCTGACGGCGGACTCGGGTTTGTTCCTGGAGAACGGGCAGCCGATCGCCTTCGCCGACGCCGTCACGAGCGGACTGGGCGTCGGTACGCCGGGTACGCCCGCGACCTGGCAGGCGGCGCTGGACAGTTGGGGCAGCCAGCGGCTCGGTACGCTGTTGAAGCCGGCGGAGCGGCTCGCCCGCGACGGCTTCACGGTGGACGACACGTTCCGGTCGCAGACCGCGTCCAACGAGGCGAGGTTCAGGAACTTCCCCGACACGGCGAAGCTGTTCCTGCCGGGCGGTGCGCTGCCGGTGGTCGGGTCGAGCTTCAAGAACCCCGATCTGGCGCGTACGTACGAGGAGTTGGGCCGCAAGGGTGTCGGCGCCCTGTACCGGGGGAAGCTGGCGAAGGAGATCGTCGACACGGTCAACAAGCCGACGGTGGACCCCGGTTCGGGATACAACGCGCGTCCCGGCGAACTGTCGCTCAAGGACCTGGCGGCCTACCGGGCGAAGCGCCAGGCGCCCACGAGGACGTCGTACCGCGGCCTGGGTGTCTACTCGATGGCACCCTCCTCGTCGGGCGGTACGACGGTCGGTGAGGCCCTCAACATCCTTGAGAAGACGGACCTTTCGAAGGCGAGCGAGGTCCGGTTCCTGCACCGCTACATCGAGGCGAGCCGGATCGCCTTCGCGGACCGGGGACGCTGGGTGGGCGACCCCGCCTTCGAGGACGTACCGACGAAGGAGCTGCTGTCGCAGTCCTACGCGGACTCGCGGGAGTGCCTGATCAAGGACGACGCGGTGCTGACGAGCCCGGTCGCGCCCGGGGACCCGCGTCACCCGACGGCCTGCACGAGCACCGGTGTCGCGGCGCCGACGACGTACGAGGGCGAGAACACCACGCATCTGACGGTGGCCGACAAGTGGGGCGACATCGTGTCCTACACGCTGACCATCGAGCAGACCGGCGGCAGCGGCATCACCGTTCCGGGCCGCGGTTTCCTCCTCAACAACGAGCTGACCGACTTCTCCTTCGCTCCGGCCAGCCCCGACGTCCATGACCCGAACCTGCCGGGCCCGGGCAAGCGACCGCGCTCGTCGATGTCCCCGACGATCGTCCTGGACGCCCACGGCAAGCCGGTGGTGGCTCTCGGATCGCCGGGAGGGGCGAGCATCATCACGACCGTCCTGCAGACCCTGACGGGCTTCCTGGACCGGGGGCTCCCGTTGGTCGACGCGATCGCGGCACCCCGTGCGAGCCAGCGCAACCAGACGACCACCGAGCTCGAACCGGGGCTGTGGAACAGCGAGTTGAGGACCAAGCTGGAGGCGATCGGCCAGGGCTTCCGGCTCAATCCCGAGATCGGCGCGGCGACCGGCGTGCAGCGTCTGCCGAACGGGAAGTGGCTGGCCGCCGCCGAGACGGTACGACGCGGCGGCGGGTCGGCGATGGTGGTGCGGCCGGCGCCATGA
- a CDS encoding ATP-binding cassette domain-containing protein, which produces MAVDPLIELMEVNKRFGELHVLKDINLTVGRGEVAVVIGPSGSGKSTLCRAINRLEPIESGTIRLDGQLLPDEGKPLARLRAEVGMVFQSFNLFAHKTVLQNVSLGQIEVRARKKDEADQRSHELLDPGRSRLARAEVPADGRIVEDRTPEEFFTDPRNDRAKDFLSKILMH; this is translated from the coding sequence ATGGCTGTCGATCCGTTGATCGAGCTGATGGAAGTCAACAAACGCTTCGGTGAGCTGCATGTCCTCAAGGACATCAACCTCACCGTCGGCAGGGGGGAGGTGGCCGTGGTCATCGGCCCGTCCGGGTCGGGCAAGTCCACTCTGTGCAGGGCGATCAACCGGCTGGAGCCGATCGAGTCCGGGACGATCCGGCTCGACGGACAGCTGCTGCCCGACGAGGGCAAGCCTCTCGCACGGCTCCGGGCGGAGGTCGGCATGGTCTTCCAGTCGTTCAACCTCTTCGCCCACAAGACTGTGCTCCAGAACGTCTCGCTGGGCCAGATCGAGGTGCGCGCGCGAAAGAAGGACGAGGCGGACCAGCGTTCCCACGAGCTCCTCGACCCGGGTCGGTCTCGCCTCGCACGCGCCGAAGTACCGGCCGACGGCCGCATCGTCGAGGACCGTACCCCCGAGGAGTTCTTCACCGATCCGCGCAACGACCGTGCCAAGGACTTCCTCTCCAAGATCCTGATGCACTGA
- a CDS encoding DUF6278 family protein, whose product MNIPFLGNWRKRHGPARGVAVFSEGEHDPEAVAGLLSECELLRSQAHRVGVELDDSAASLEALDQLLPGWRDDEESLPWLGNDAGLYLGTVIVRTVPGAAWDFWPNGQPVVRLSSGREFDVVASGQQWASNGAPELSQLYGEVAET is encoded by the coding sequence ATGAACATCCCTTTCCTGGGCAACTGGCGCAAGAGGCATGGACCCGCCCGAGGGGTCGCGGTGTTCTCCGAGGGGGAGCACGATCCCGAGGCGGTCGCCGGGCTGCTGTCCGAGTGCGAGCTGCTCCGTTCCCAGGCGCACCGGGTGGGCGTCGAACTCGACGACTCCGCTGCCTCGTTGGAGGCGCTGGACCAACTGCTGCCGGGCTGGCGGGACGACGAGGAGTCGCTGCCCTGGCTCGGCAACGACGCGGGCCTCTATCTCGGCACGGTCATCGTGCGGACCGTCCCCGGCGCCGCCTGGGACTTCTGGCCGAACGGCCAGCCCGTCGTACGGCTGTCGTCGGGCCGTGAGTTCGACGTAGTCGCCTCCGGTCAGCAGTGGGCGTCCAACGGTGCCCCCGAGCTGTCGCAGCTGTACGGAGAGGTCGCGGAGACATAG
- a CDS encoding SGNH/GDSL hydrolase family protein has translation MRRGGRGTWGSGVRGLWGPGIAVALCAALTPLSSAARAAEPQPLPLTRYFDNSAVSDDARPEAADFDGSGASLSAQDLAAAGWTRGSGLTVQGARLAWPCREPGEPDNVRAAGQAVRVRGKGDALAFLVAGTGGADVSGAGTVSYTDGTRSSYRLTAPDWRTGPLGTGAVALPHVNTLSGQLVEKARLYVVTVPITRGHQVSFVRLPYAADLHVFALSVRPDTARWTGSWAAPTSTYATVGPWTDRTLRLVVHTSAGGPRVRVRFDNTFASAPVRIGSATVAVQAVGATASETPVPLTFRGARGARLPAGAQAFSDPLDFAVPPDTNLLVSFHLPGTVTAAPLHRLAQQRSYVSEPGDHTADGSPTPYTSTLTTWPLLTGVDVGEGPGSVVVLGDSITDGERSTVDANRRWPDVLADRLLAQSAVPRYGVLNQGIAANRVLTDRYPGDGVSTDSGGVSALHRLDRDVLAQASARTAIVFQGVNDLRTGAPAEDVVAGLRELAERARARGMRVLVATIGPCAGEARCTSAVDGQRVAVNTWIREEAVRGADSESTFESTFESGSASGFDGVVDFDAALRDPARPARLLPAYDSGDHLHPGDAGLAALAGAVELGALVP, from the coding sequence ATGCGCCGAGGTGGCCGAGGCACATGGGGCTCGGGTGTCCGAGGGCTCTGGGGACCGGGCATCGCCGTCGCGCTGTGCGCGGCGCTGACGCCCCTGTCCTCCGCGGCCCGCGCCGCCGAACCCCAACCCCTTCCCCTCACCCGGTACTTCGACAACAGCGCCGTCAGCGACGACGCGCGCCCCGAGGCCGCCGACTTCGACGGCTCGGGCGCCTCCCTGTCAGCCCAGGACCTGGCGGCCGCCGGCTGGACCAGGGGCTCCGGCCTCACCGTCCAGGGCGCCCGGCTGGCCTGGCCCTGCCGGGAACCGGGCGAGCCGGACAACGTCCGCGCCGCCGGCCAGGCCGTGCGCGTCCGTGGGAAGGGGGACGCCCTCGCGTTCCTTGTCGCCGGCACCGGCGGCGCCGACGTGAGCGGCGCGGGCACCGTCTCGTACACGGACGGCACCCGGTCCTCGTACCGGCTGACCGCCCCCGACTGGCGCACCGGCCCACTCGGTACCGGAGCGGTCGCGCTGCCGCATGTGAACACGCTCAGCGGCCAACTCGTCGAGAAGGCACGGCTGTACGTCGTCACGGTGCCGATCACGCGAGGGCACCAGGTCTCCTTCGTCCGGCTGCCGTACGCGGCCGACCTGCATGTGTTCGCCCTCTCGGTACGGCCCGACACGGCCCGCTGGACGGGCAGTTGGGCGGCGCCGACCTCTACGTACGCGACCGTCGGCCCGTGGACCGACCGAACGCTGCGGCTGGTGGTGCACACGTCGGCCGGCGGCCCACGGGTTCGGGTCCGCTTCGACAACACCTTCGCGTCGGCCCCCGTACGGATCGGCAGCGCGACGGTGGCCGTGCAGGCGGTCGGCGCCACGGCGAGCGAAACACCCGTGCCGCTGACGTTCCGGGGCGCGCGCGGGGCCCGACTCCCGGCCGGGGCACAGGCGTTCAGTGATCCCCTGGACTTCGCGGTGCCCCCGGACACCAATCTGCTGGTGAGCTTCCATCTGCCGGGCACGGTGACGGCGGCGCCGCTGCACCGGCTCGCGCAGCAGCGCTCGTACGTCAGCGAGCCGGGCGATCACACGGCGGACGGCTCCCCGACGCCGTACACGTCGACGCTGACGACCTGGCCGCTGCTGACGGGGGTCGATGTGGGTGAAGGGCCCGGATCGGTGGTGGTGCTCGGCGACTCGATCACCGACGGCGAGCGATCGACGGTGGACGCGAACCGGCGCTGGCCCGATGTGCTCGCCGACCGGCTCCTCGCCCAGAGCGCGGTGCCGCGCTACGGCGTCCTCAACCAGGGCATCGCCGCGAACCGCGTCCTCACCGACCGCTACCCGGGCGACGGAGTCTCGACCGACTCTGGCGGGGTGAGCGCCCTGCACCGTCTGGACCGGGATGTCCTCGCCCAGGCGTCGGCGCGTACGGCGATCGTCTTCCAGGGCGTGAACGACCTGCGGACGGGCGCACCGGCGGAGGATGTCGTCGCCGGACTGCGGGAGCTGGCGGAGCGGGCGCGCGCCCGGGGGATGCGGGTGCTGGTCGCGACGATCGGGCCGTGCGCGGGTGAGGCACGGTGCACGTCGGCGGTCGACGGTCAGCGGGTGGCCGTGAACACGTGGATCAGAGAGGAGGCTGTGCGGGGCGCCGACTCCGAGTCCACATTCGAGTCCACATTCGAGTCCGGGTCCGCGTCCGGTTTTGACGGGGTCGTCGACTTCGACGCGGCGCTGCGGGATCCTGCGCGGCCGGCGCGGTTGCTGCCCGCGTACGACAGCGGGGACCATCTGCATCCGGGCGACGCGGGGCTGGCCGCGCTGGCGGGGGCGGTGGAGTTGGGGGCGCTCGTCCCGTGA
- a CDS encoding exodeoxyribonuclease III: MRIATWNVNSITARLPRLLAWLESTGTDVLCLQEAKVAAEQFPSDQLRELGYESAVNATGRWNGVAVISRVGLEDVVRGLPGDPGYEGVEEARAVSATCGPVRVWSVYVPNGREVAHPHYAYKLGWFEALKAAVAADAAGSRPFAVLGDFNVAPTDEDVYDLAAFEGLTHVTPAERAALAALREAGLTDVVPRPLKYDRPYTYWDYRQLCFPKNRGMRIDLVYGNEPFAKAAKDAYVDREERKGKGASDHAPVVVDLEV; encoded by the coding sequence ATGCGTATCGCGACCTGGAACGTGAACTCGATCACCGCCCGCCTGCCGAGGCTGCTGGCCTGGCTGGAGAGCACCGGCACGGACGTGCTGTGCCTCCAGGAGGCCAAGGTCGCCGCCGAGCAGTTCCCGTCCGACCAACTGCGCGAGCTGGGCTACGAGTCGGCGGTCAACGCGACCGGCAGGTGGAACGGCGTCGCGGTGATCTCCCGCGTAGGCCTGGAGGACGTGGTGCGGGGCCTGCCCGGCGACCCCGGCTACGAGGGCGTCGAGGAGGCCCGGGCCGTCTCCGCGACCTGCGGCCCGGTCCGCGTCTGGTCGGTGTACGTGCCGAACGGCCGCGAGGTGGCGCACCCCCACTACGCCTACAAGCTCGGCTGGTTCGAGGCGCTGAAGGCGGCGGTCGCTGCCGACGCGGCCGGCAGCCGCCCGTTCGCGGTCCTGGGCGACTTCAACGTGGCCCCGACGGACGAGGACGTCTACGACCTGGCCGCCTTCGAGGGCCTCACCCACGTCACCCCGGCCGAGCGCGCGGCCCTGGCCGCCCTGCGCGAGGCGGGGCTCACGGACGTGGTCCCCCGCCCGCTGAAGTACGACCGCCCGTACACGTACTGGGACTACCGCCAGCTCTGCTTCCCCAAGAACCGGGGCATGCGCATCGACCTGGTCTACGGCAACGAGCCGTTCGCCAAGGCGGCGAAGGACGCGTATGTCGACCGGGAGGAGCGGAAGGGCAAGGGCGCCTCGGATCACGCCCCCGTGGTGGTGGACCTGGAGGTGTAG
- a CDS encoding MBL fold metallo-hydrolase, translating to MKLTKKSHACIRLEKNGQTLVLDPGGFSEEDAAAGADAILVTHEHGDHYDEGRLRAALDANPAAEIWTLAAVAEQLSAAFPGRVHTVGHGDTFTAAGFDVQVHGELHAVIHPDIPRITNVGYLVDGAVFHPGDALTVPDHPVDTLLLPVMAPWSKLSEVVDYVREIKPRRAYDIHDALLTDLALPIYGRLVGGLGGAEHQRLTPGASAEV from the coding sequence ATGAAGCTCACCAAGAAGTCGCACGCCTGCATCCGGCTGGAGAAGAACGGGCAGACGCTCGTCCTCGACCCCGGGGGATTCAGCGAGGAGGACGCCGCGGCCGGCGCCGACGCGATCCTGGTCACGCACGAGCACGGGGACCACTACGACGAGGGCCGGCTGCGCGCCGCCCTCGACGCCAACCCGGCCGCCGAGATCTGGACGCTCGCCGCCGTCGCGGAGCAGCTCTCCGCCGCCTTCCCGGGTCGCGTCCACACCGTCGGCCACGGCGACACGTTCACCGCCGCGGGCTTCGACGTCCAGGTCCACGGCGAACTGCACGCCGTGATCCACCCGGACATCCCGCGGATCACCAACGTCGGCTACCTCGTCGACGGCGCCGTCTTCCACCCCGGCGACGCCCTCACCGTCCCCGACCACCCGGTCGACACCCTGCTGCTCCCGGTCATGGCCCCGTGGAGCAAGCTCTCCGAGGTCGTCGACTACGTCCGCGAGATCAAGCCGCGGCGCGCGTACGACATCCACGACGCCCTTCTCACGGACCTCGCCCTTCCGATCTACGGCCGGCTGGTCGGCGGCCTCGGCGGCGCCGAGCACCAGCGCCTGACGCCGGGGGCCTCGGCGGAGGTCTGA
- the pcaDC gene encoding bifunctional 3-oxoadipate enol-lactonase/4-carboxymuconolactone decarboxylase PcaDC encodes MSETPPNPLQYRFDGPEHAPVLILGPSLGTTWHMWDRQVPELVKQWRVFRFDLPGHGGAPAHPSGSVADLATRLLVTLDRAGVQRFGYAGCALGGAIGAELALRHPERLASLALIAASPRFGTADEFRQRGVIVRTNGLDPIARTSPERWFTSGFAAAQPAITEWAVQMVRTTDPGCYIAACESLASFDVRGELARVGVPTLVLVGSDDQVTGPAEARTLVAGIPDARLAVVPGASHLVPVEQPAAVTDLLVRHFSTAWQPAYDTGTGQVAISAAPVKPALAALQPVIPIAEIAPPAPQAEAQGRPDQYDAGMKVRREVLGDAHVDRALAQADEFSGDFQDFVTRYAWGEIWSRPGLDRRSRSCVTLAALVAGGHLDELAFHTRAALRNGLTPAEIKEVLLQAAVYCGVPAANSAFKVAQQVIREETTPEG; translated from the coding sequence GTGAGTGAGACACCACCGAACCCCCTTCAATACCGCTTTGACGGGCCAGAACACGCCCCAGTCCTGATCCTCGGCCCCTCCCTGGGTACCACATGGCACATGTGGGACCGGCAGGTGCCGGAGTTGGTGAAGCAGTGGCGGGTCTTCCGTTTCGACCTTCCCGGCCACGGTGGTGCTCCCGCACATCCCTCCGGGTCGGTCGCCGATCTGGCGACCCGGCTGCTCGTCACGCTCGACAGGGCCGGCGTACAGCGGTTCGGCTACGCGGGCTGCGCGCTCGGCGGTGCGATCGGCGCCGAACTGGCGCTGCGTCACCCGGAGCGGCTGGCCTCGCTCGCGCTGATCGCCGCCTCGCCCCGCTTCGGAACGGCCGACGAGTTCCGCCAGCGCGGTGTGATCGTCCGGACGAACGGGCTCGACCCCATCGCCCGTACCTCTCCCGAGCGCTGGTTCACCAGCGGCTTCGCCGCCGCGCAGCCCGCGATCACCGAGTGGGCCGTACAGATGGTCCGCACCACCGACCCCGGCTGCTACATCGCGGCCTGCGAGTCGCTCGCCTCCTTCGACGTACGGGGCGAACTGGCCCGCGTCGGGGTGCCGACCCTCGTCCTCGTCGGCTCCGACGACCAGGTCACCGGACCCGCCGAGGCCCGCACCCTGGTCGCGGGTATCCCGGACGCCCGCCTCGCGGTGGTGCCCGGCGCCTCCCATCTGGTCCCGGTCGAGCAGCCCGCCGCCGTCACCGACCTCCTCGTACGCCACTTCTCGACGGCCTGGCAGCCCGCCTACGACACCGGAACCGGCCAGGTGGCCATCTCGGCGGCGCCGGTCAAGCCGGCCCTGGCCGCGCTTCAGCCGGTCATCCCCATCGCGGAGATCGCGCCACCGGCCCCGCAAGCCGAGGCGCAGGGGCGCCCGGACCAGTACGACGCCGGGATGAAGGTCCGCCGTGAGGTGCTCGGCGACGCGCACGTCGACCGGGCGCTCGCGCAGGCGGACGAGTTCTCCGGGGACTTCCAGGACTTCGTCACCAGATACGCGTGGGGCGAGATCTGGAGCCGGCCCGGCCTCGACCGGCGCTCCCGCAGCTGCGTCACCCTCGCCGCCCTCGTCGCGGGCGGCCACCTCGACGAACTCGCCTTCCACACCCGCGCCGCCCTCCGTAACGGCCTCACCCCGGCCGAGATCAAGGAAGTACTGCTCCAGGCCGCCGTCTACTGCGGGGTACCGGCCGCGAACAGCGCGTTCAAGGTGGCTCAGCAGGTCATCCGCGAGGAGACGACGCCCGAGGGGTGA